Genomic segment of Conexibacter woesei Iso977N:
CCGCGACGAACGCGGCCAGCGCGGCCGCGCCGAGGACGAGCGCGCCGACGGTCGCCGGGTCGGCCCAGCCGCGGTCGCCGCCCTCGATGACGCCGAAGATCGACGCGACGATCGCGACGGTGGCCAGCGCCTGGCCCGACCAGTCCAGCCGCCGGCCCTCGGGCGCGCGCGACTCCGGCAGCACGCGCTGGGCGAGCGCGCCGGTGACCAGCGCCAGCACGGCGACGGGCGCGAAGATCCAGCCCCAGCCCGCGTGCTCGAGGATCACGCCGGAGACCAGGGGGCCGACCGAGAGGCCGAGGACGAGCCCGGTCGCCCACAGCGCGACGTACTTCGCGCGGTCGTGCAGGTCCGGGACCGCGTGGGCGATCAGCGCGAGCGTCGTCGGCAGCAGCAGCCCGGCGCCGAGGCCGGAGACGGCCTGGCCCGCCCAGAGGACGTGCAGCGCCGAGGCGCCGGTTGCGGTGTTCGCGAGCGCGGCGATCGTCGCGCCGACGACCGTCAGCGCCATGCCCACCACGTACACCTTGCGGCGGCCGTGCAGGTCGCCGAAGACGCCGGCGCTGAGGATCGCGGCGGCCATCGGGATGATGTAGGCGTCGGTCACCCACTGCAGGTCGCTCGTCCCGGCATGGGTGCCCTGCCGGATCGTCGCCAGCGCGACGCTCACCGACGTGATCGGCACGTAGGTCACGAACACGCCGATCACCGCCAGCGCGATCGTGAGGCCCAGGGTCTTGCGCTGCGTCGTCATCTCTCGCTCGCCTTCTTCTGTCGCTTCGTAGAACTCCACGCGTTGAATTGTATTCTACGCGATGAAATGCCACGAGGACGACGACCGGGCGAGAGCGGTTCGAAGGACGACATCCTGCGTTCGGCGCGGGCGGCGTTCGCGCGCGACGGCTACCAGGGCGCGTCGCTGCGCGGGATCGCCCGCGACGCGGAGGTCGACGTCGCGCTGATCTCGCACTTCTTCAGGTCCAAGGCGGGGCTGTTCGGCGCGGTCGTGGAGTGGCCGTTCGACCCGGACGCCGCGGTCGCCGCGATGCTCGCGGGCGGCCGCCGCGAGGTCGGCGCGCGGATCGCGGGGGTGTTCGTCGGCCACTGGCGCCAGGAGGCGACGCGCTCGCCGATCCTGGCGCTGATGCAGGCGTCGATCACCGACGCGACCGCCGCCGCGCTGCTGCGCGAGTTCCTGAGCACGAAGCTGCTGATGCCCCTGCTCGCCGAGCTGCGCGCCGACCACCGCGAGCTGCGCGCGGGCCTGATCTCCGCCCAGCTGCAGGGCCTCGGGATCAGCCGCTACGTCACCGGCCAGCTCGCGCAGGACGCGGTCAGCGACGAGCAGGTGATCGCTGCGGTCGGCCCGGCGCTGCAGCGCTACGCGACGGGCAGGCTGGACTAGGACTAGTAGTAGATCGTGCGGCAGCGGTGCGCGGGGCGGGACGCGTAGCCCGCTTCGAGCGCGCGGTTCCAGAGCCAGTTGTCGAGGATCCGGGGCGGGACGCCGGCGCGCCGCGCCAGGCGCTCGCAGGCGGTGATCGTGCAGGCGCGCAGCTCGCGCTCCTCGGCGCCGCCCGCCTCGAGCAGCTCGCCCGCGTCGATGCGCGCGGCCAGCGCGGGGTCGTACTCCAGGACGCCGTCCAGGCGCAGGACGTGCGGGAGGAAGTTGTCGGCGAACACGGTGAGGTCGTCGATGTCTCGGAACTCCGCGGCGCCGGCGAGGACGAGGTCGTTGGCGGCGATCTGCGCGCGCTTGTAGAACGGCTCGTCGGCGTAGAACGACAACTCGATGGCGAGCAGCTCGGCGAAGGCTGCCGCCGAGCCGCCGGCGAGCGCGACGAGGTCGAGCGCGTCGCGGCCGGCGGCCCAGGTGCCGAGCTCGTTCAGCGCCTGCGCGTAGTACCCCATCAACTCGTGGTCGGGGTCCTCGTCGAGGACGGCGGCGACGTCGCCTGCCGTGAGCGACGGCAGCGCGTCCCACCAGATCCCCTCGGCGCGCGCGAAGGCGGTCAGCGCGTCGGTCATCGCCTCGGTCTCGCCGTGGCGCAGGGTCGAGAACCAGCCCGAGCCGAAGTTGATGGTGTCGATCACCAGCACGTAGCGGGCGACGTGCTCGCGGTCGCCCTCCAGCGGGTGGCGCGCGGGGTCGAACCCGACGACGCCGTCGGCGGCGCTGTCGACCCCATCAACAACGCGGACGTGCTCCGCCTGCGCGGTGATCTCCGCGGAGGCGGTCCGGACGCGCTCGGGCAGGCTCGGCGGCATGGCGACACCGTAGACTCCGGCGGCGATGCCCGCCCGTCGCGCGTGCCTCGCCGCCCTCTGCGGCCTGGCGCTCCTGCTCGCGGCCGGCTGCGGCTCCGGCGACGGCTCGTCCAACGGGACGGGCGGCCGGAAGACCGTGCAGCTGGCCCTCGACTTCACCCCCAACGCCGTCCACGCGCCGATCTACGCGGCCACGCGCACGGGGGCGGACGCGCGACATCACGTCCGGCTGGTGATCCGCCAGCCGGGGTCCGGGCCGGACGCGCTGAAGCTGGTCGCCGCGGGGAAGCTCGACATGGGCATCCTCGACATCTCCGACCTCGCGATCGCGCGCCAGCAGCACATCGACGTCGTCGGCGTCGGCGAGCTGGTGACCAAGCCGCTGGCCGCGCTGATCACCCGCGACGACGTCGCGCGGCCGCGCGACCTCGAGGGCAGGTCGGTCGGCGTGTCCGGCCTGCCGTCCGATCCGGCGTTCCTCAACGCCATCATCTCGCACGACGGCGGCGACTTCTCCAAGGTCAGGCAGATCACGATCGGCTTCAACTCCGTGACCGCGATCCTGGCCAAGAAGGTGCAGGGCGTCCCGGTGTTCTGGAACGCCGAGGGCGTCGCGCTGCGCGAGCGCGGCGTCAGGACCCACGAGTTCCGGGTCGACGACTACGGCGCGCCCGCCTACCCCGAGGTCATCCTCGTCACCGCGCGCAAGACGCTGCAGCGCGAGCCGGGCGTGATCAAGGACACGTTGTCGGCGATCGCCGACGGCGAGCGCGCCGTGCAGGCCGACCCGGACGCCGCGACCAGGCAGATCGCCAAGGCCTCCTCGACCGACGACACCAGGTTGATCGGCGCGCAGATCGCGGCCGTGCGCCCGGTGCTCTCCCCCACGCTGCAGCTGGACCGCCCGGTGATCGAGCAGTGGGCGGACTTCGCGACGAAGCTCGGCTTGGTGAAGGCCCGGCCGGACGTCGGGACGATGTTCGACTTCAGCGTCCTGGGCGCCGCGAAGAGCTAGGGTCGTGAGCCGGAAATTCGGCCGCAGCATCCGGGATGCTCGGCCCCGGATGACGGCCGTCGA
This window contains:
- a CDS encoding MFS transporter — its product is MTTQRKTLGLTIALAVIGVFVTYVPITSVSVALATIRQGTHAGTSDLQWVTDAYIIPMAAAILSAGVFGDLHGRRKVYVVGMALTVVGATIAALANTATGASALHVLWAGQAVSGLGAGLLLPTTLALIAHAVPDLHDRAKYVALWATGLVLGLSVGPLVSGVILEHAGWGWIFAPVAVLALVTGALAQRVLPESRAPEGRRLDWSGQALATVAIVASIFGVIEGGDRGWADPATVGALVLGAAALAAFVAVELRTPAPLLDVRLFRSPAFAASGFAALVALFAIVGTLFLLSIFFGADQHLKPLDIGYRLLFINLVTALASPFVGRAMRRVHPIGALAFGLGLGAVAMLLLRGLGDDASFGAVTWRLSVLGIADAFMLSAVAVAAIHAVPHHLAGMASAANTALRQYGGALGPAVLGVILTSRMAGGATMAAAMHVALVVNAIALAAAALVCLAAWRSVAQPVDDLERQADLEPVAL
- a CDS encoding TetR family transcriptional regulator, with the protein product MPRGRRPGESGSKDDILRSARAAFARDGYQGASLRGIARDAEVDVALISHFFRSKAGLFGAVVEWPFDPDAAVAAMLAGGRREVGARIAGVFVGHWRQEATRSPILALMQASITDATAAALLREFLSTKLLMPLLAELRADHRELRAGLISAQLQGLGISRYVTGQLAQDAVSDEQVIAAVGPALQRYATGRLD
- a CDS encoding queuosine salvage family protein, translated to MPPSLPERVRTASAEITAQAEHVRVVDGVDSAADGVVGFDPARHPLEGDREHVARYVLVIDTINFGSGWFSTLRHGETEAMTDALTAFARAEGIWWDALPSLTAGDVAAVLDEDPDHELMGYYAQALNELGTWAAGRDALDLVALAGGSAAAFAELLAIELSFYADEPFYKRAQIAANDLVLAGAAEFRDIDDLTVFADNFLPHVLRLDGVLEYDPALAARIDAGELLEAGGAEERELRACTITACERLARRAGVPPRILDNWLWNRALEAGYASRPAHRCRTIYY
- a CDS encoding ABC transporter substrate-binding protein, whose translation is MPARRACLAALCGLALLLAAGCGSGDGSSNGTGGRKTVQLALDFTPNAVHAPIYAATRTGADARHHVRLVIRQPGSGPDALKLVAAGKLDMGILDISDLAIARQQHIDVVGVGELVTKPLAALITRDDVARPRDLEGRSVGVSGLPSDPAFLNAIISHDGGDFSKVRQITIGFNSVTAILAKKVQGVPVFWNAEGVALRERGVRTHEFRVDDYGAPAYPEVILVTARKTLQREPGVIKDTLSAIADGERAVQADPDAATRQIAKASSTDDTRLIGAQIAAVRPVLSPTLQLDRPVIEQWADFATKLGLVKARPDVGTMFDFSVLGAAKS